A single window of Patescibacteria group bacterium DNA harbors:
- a CDS encoding CARDB domain-containing protein, giving the protein MAFNHVSQNRPVDQAIKESQKKLSLFSLISKGQVKVWKATVVSFFIAGFVGALALSVGLDMGMKSQAATKPDLIVSRVWLSSEMLKDGDSVNILADVKNQKGGTAGASFVRFCVDNSNCLNSITGRIGDDQEISSLAWDKSTQVLQAWQAVAGSHTITVCADVDKEVSESNEKNNCKNTNITVNSRWPDLITRDITIYGDTVAGDLTSFGGVVENQGGIDASEFAVRFCIDNANCLNSTAGRVGSEDLIFYSGLKAGETEHRSSDFWIATLGEHTVYYCADVIGVIGEADENNNCTSTNITVGPGVDLLSSHVTMVESGPFKAGDGLHFKGNVKNQGTADSGSGSFYTRFCVDNSNCLNANTGQVGEEEYVSSLSVGQSMSQESDYWVATIGSHTVYLCADVNKTVGESDESNNCGSYSFTVSEAQKVDLISQNVTTVESGPYYSGNALHFKGSVKNQGTTASGSFSTRFCVDNSNCLNANTGRVGEEEYVNTLSAGQTVNQESDYWVATVGSHTVYLCADVGKTVSESSESNNCGSYAFTVSEAQQADLIPQNITLSNPNPFKNEKISFSGVVKNNGNASAGSSSSRFCVDNSNCLNTTTGRVGYNITISSLSAGGSTSVTSSQWTATLGTHTAYLCTDVTKVVTESSEGNNCISVPFTVTTAPLE; this is encoded by the coding sequence GGAAAGCGACCGTCGTGAGTTTCTTTATCGCTGGGTTTGTGGGCGCGTTAGCCTTAAGCGTCGGGTTGGATATGGGAATGAAATCGCAAGCTGCGACGAAGCCCGATTTGATTGTGTCACGTGTGTGGTTATCATCCGAAATGTTAAAGGATGGAGATTCCGTGAATATCCTCGCGGATGTGAAAAATCAGAAAGGCGGCACCGCCGGAGCTTCTTTTGTCCGCTTTTGCGTAGATAACAGTAATTGTCTCAATTCCATCACAGGGAGGATAGGAGATGATCAAGAAATCTCATCTCTTGCCTGGGATAAATCAACTCAAGTTTTACAAGCGTGGCAAGCAGTCGCCGGTAGTCACACCATTACAGTTTGCGCTGATGTTGATAAAGAGGTATCAGAATCAAATGAAAAAAATAATTGTAAAAATACTAATATAACAGTGAATTCACGCTGGCCTGATCTCATTACGCGAGATATTACTATCTATGGGGATACTGTGGCGGGGGATCTCACTTCTTTTGGGGGCGTTGTGGAAAATCAAGGGGGGATTGATGCAAGTGAATTTGCTGTGCGTTTTTGCATTGATAATGCGAATTGTCTTAATAGCACCGCGGGAAGAGTGGGAAGCGAGGACTTAATATTTTATAGTGGGCTTAAAGCTGGGGAGACGGAACATCGCTCGAGTGATTTTTGGATTGCGACTCTTGGCGAGCATACTGTTTACTACTGTGCCGATGTGATAGGAGTTATTGGGGAGGCAGATGAGAATAATAATTGCACGAGCACAAACATTACGGTAGGTCCTGGTGTTGATCTCCTCTCTTCTCATGTTACCATGGTAGAGAGCGGACCTTTCAAGGCGGGTGATGGTCTCCACTTTAAGGGTAATGTGAAAAATCAAGGCACTGCCGACTCCGGCTCCGGCTCTTTCTACACCCGTTTCTGCGTGGACAATAGCAATTGTTTGAATGCTAACACCGGACAGGTGGGCGAAGAGGAATACGTGAGTTCCTTAAGCGTTGGTCAGAGCATGAGCCAGGAATCTGATTATTGGGTAGCCACCATTGGTTCACACACGGTGTATCTCTGCGCTGATGTGAACAAGACAGTGGGCGAGTCGGATGAGAGCAATAACTGCGGGAGTTATAGTTTTACGGTGAGCGAGGCCCAAAAAGTGGATTTGATTTCCCAAAATGTTACTACCGTGGAGAGTGGACCGTACTACTCCGGCAATGCCCTCCACTTTAAGGGCAGTGTGAAGAATCAAGGCACCACTGCCTCGGGAAGTTTCTCTACACGCTTCTGCGTGGACAATAGCAATTGTTTGAATGCGAATACCGGCCGGGTAGGTGAAGAGGAATATGTAAATACCTTAAGCGCCGGCCAGACCGTAAACCAGGAGTCTGATTATTGGGTGGCGACCGTCGGTTCGCATACCGTGTACCTCTGCGCGGATGTGGGGAAGACCGTCAGCGAGAGCAGTGAGAGCAATAATTGTGGGAGTTATGCGTTTACGGTGAGTGAGGCTCAACAAGCGGATTTGATTCCCCAAAATATCACCCTCTCAAACCCTAACCCTTTCAAAAACGAGAAAATTTCTTTCTCTGGGGTGGTAAAGAATAACGGCAATGCAAGCGCCGGCTCTTCCTCCTCCCGTTTCTGCGTGGATAATTCCAATTGCCTTAATACTACGACGGGCAGAGTTGGCTACAATATCACTATCTCTTCGCTTTCCGCGGGTGGGAGCACTTCTGTGACCTCCAGCCAATGGACTGCGACGCTTGGGACGCATACCGCGTATCTCTGCACTGATGTGACCAAGGTGGTCACTGAATCCAGTGAAGGGAACAATTGTATCAGTGTGCCTTTTACAGTAACCACTGCGCCGTTAGAATAA